The following are from one region of the Stigmatella ashevillena genome:
- a CDS encoding pilus assembly protein PilP, translating to MKTLKFKMTTAALALTVVACGGGSASPKASPPAAKKAATAAAAETPKEAVIESSVTYTYNPVGKRDPFRSPLEELDRTQQNVQVTACNEPLCAWDLDQLKLVAVVTGDANPIAMVEDPAGRGHIVRRNARMGRQGGRVTQILRDSVTVTEYIPTEGKVIPNPVSLQLKQDSKRDPAYDLMQGRNWGE from the coding sequence ATGAAGACGCTCAAGTTCAAGATGACTACGGCTGCGCTGGCGCTCACGGTGGTTGCGTGTGGCGGAGGCAGTGCATCGCCCAAGGCCTCGCCGCCCGCCGCGAAGAAGGCGGCAACGGCCGCGGCGGCGGAGACGCCCAAGGAGGCGGTCATCGAGTCCTCCGTCACTTATACGTACAACCCCGTCGGCAAGAGGGACCCGTTCCGCAGCCCCCTCGAGGAGCTGGACCGGACGCAGCAGAATGTGCAGGTCACTGCCTGCAACGAGCCTCTGTGCGCGTGGGATCTTGATCAGTTGAAGCTGGTGGCGGTCGTCACCGGGGATGCCAACCCGATCGCCATGGTGGAGGACCCCGCGGGGCGGGGTCACATTGTCCGGCGCAACGCGCGCATGGGACGCCAGGGTGGGAGGGTCACGCAGATCCTCCGGGACTCGGTGACGGTGACCGAGTACATCCCCACGGAGGGGAAGGTCATCCCCAATCCGGTGAGCCTCCAGCTCAAGCAGGACAGCAAGCGGGACCCGGCGTATGACCTGATGCAGGGCAGAAACTGGGGCGAGTAG
- a CDS encoding type 4a pilus biogenesis protein PilO gives MEQYLDKIAKAPAGVKYGGLAGLVVLLTVANYFGLVQPTEAQIKKQVEQRRKLDLDLAEKSEIAQNLNERRRELDVLDQKLAEALTELPERRDLDELLAQINDIGKKSGLEISRVEPGKESVGSGDFFARIPLKMTVSGNYHEIAMFMQEIANMRRIVNVNGIKLDKPTIKNEKVILESSFVATTFRFVEQKAPDSKPTGKKVASPKK, from the coding sequence ATGGAACAATACCTGGACAAGATTGCGAAGGCCCCCGCGGGCGTGAAGTACGGTGGCCTGGCGGGCTTGGTGGTGCTCCTCACGGTGGCCAACTACTTTGGGCTCGTTCAGCCCACCGAGGCCCAGATCAAGAAGCAGGTGGAGCAGCGCCGCAAGCTCGACCTGGATCTGGCCGAGAAGAGCGAGATCGCCCAGAACCTCAACGAGCGCCGACGCGAACTCGACGTGCTGGATCAGAAGCTCGCCGAGGCCCTCACGGAGCTGCCGGAGCGGCGCGACCTGGATGAGCTGCTCGCCCAGATCAACGACATCGGCAAGAAGTCCGGCCTGGAGATCTCCCGCGTGGAGCCCGGCAAGGAGTCGGTCGGAAGCGGCGATTTCTTCGCCCGTATTCCGCTCAAGATGACGGTGAGTGGCAACTACCACGAGATCGCCATGTTCATGCAGGAGATCGCGAACATGCGCCGCATCGTCAACGTGAACGGCATCAAGCTCGATAAGCCGACCATCAAGAACGAGAAGGTCATCCTGGAGAGTTCCTTCGTGGCCACCACGTTCAGGTTCGTGGAGCAGAAGGCGCCAGATTCCAAGCCAACGGGCAAGAAAGTTGCGTCGCCCAAGAAGTAG
- a CDS encoding PilN domain-containing protein → MMIRINLLPVRVAKKREMGRQILVLFAAVLLAAIVGNYMWYGRLSDEVSANAAGIATVKTKITELEKVIGEVSTINDRKAEVEKKLAVLDNLRRGRSGPVRMLDALSLAMPKKLWLENFTEEKGGVKIVGSAVSHDEVAEFMRSLGGMVWTPKGMGRLVEQRRDAKTSRVELLTPDASIEEFPVATIKPFFSNIDLKDAVQQTSKAGGSADLNPLTTVKFNLILTANYAI, encoded by the coding sequence ATGATGATCCGCATCAACCTGCTGCCCGTCCGGGTGGCGAAAAAGCGGGAGATGGGCCGGCAAATCCTGGTCCTCTTCGCCGCGGTGCTCCTGGCCGCGATCGTGGGCAACTACATGTGGTACGGGCGCCTCTCCGACGAGGTCTCGGCCAACGCGGCGGGCATCGCCACCGTGAAGACGAAGATCACCGAACTGGAGAAGGTCATCGGCGAGGTGAGCACCATCAACGACCGCAAGGCCGAGGTGGAGAAGAAGCTCGCCGTCCTCGACAACCTGCGCCGTGGCCGTTCGGGCCCGGTGCGGATGCTGGACGCGCTCTCGCTGGCCATGCCCAAGAAGCTCTGGCTGGAGAACTTCACCGAAGAGAAGGGTGGCGTGAAGATCGTCGGCAGCGCCGTGAGCCACGACGAGGTGGCCGAGTTCATGCGCAGCCTCGGCGGCATGGTGTGGACGCCCAAGGGCATGGGCCGGCTGGTGGAGCAGCGCCGGGACGCGAAGACGTCCCGCGTGGAACTGCTCACCCCGGATGCCTCCATCGAGGAGTTCCCGGTGGCCACCATCAAGCCCTTCTTCTCGAACATCGACCTGAAGGACGCGGTTCAGCAAACCTCCAAGGCTGGCGGCAGCGCCGACCTGAACCCGCTGACCACCGTCAAGTTCAACCTCATCCTCACGGCCAACTACGCCATCTGA
- the pilM gene encoding type IV pilus assembly protein PilM, with amino-acid sequence MAKGKLALGLDIGSTSVKMILLKEQRKRGEVGYALQSFGMKPLPPEAIVDGALMNSTAIVQAVQELMNELKIKAKEVAIGVSGHSVIIKKIQMPRMSQEELEESIQWEAEQYIPFDVKDVNIDTQILDSGANDATGQMDVLLVAAKKDMINDYTTVVSEAGLQPVVVDVDAFAVQNMFSTNYDVPEKETVVLINAGASVVNINIIANGITVFTRDVTIGGNQFTEEIQKQLNVSYEEAEALKIGGNSSDADAVVPQDVERVLLSVAEQVAGEIQRSLDFYAGTAADANFSKVFLSGGTAKIPALFKTIETRVGVPVEILNPFRKIDVDNRKFDPAFIMDVAPVAAVAVGLALRKPGDKLS; translated from the coding sequence ATGGCGAAGGGCAAACTGGCACTCGGTCTGGACATCGGATCGACCTCGGTGAAGATGATCCTCCTCAAGGAGCAGCGCAAGCGCGGCGAAGTCGGCTACGCACTGCAAAGCTTCGGCATGAAGCCGCTGCCTCCCGAGGCCATCGTCGATGGCGCGCTCATGAACTCGACGGCCATCGTCCAGGCCGTGCAGGAACTGATGAACGAGCTGAAGATCAAGGCGAAGGAGGTCGCCATCGGCGTCTCCGGCCACTCGGTCATCATCAAGAAGATCCAGATGCCCCGCATGAGCCAGGAAGAGCTCGAGGAGAGCATCCAGTGGGAGGCGGAGCAGTACATCCCCTTCGACGTGAAGGACGTGAACATCGACACGCAGATCCTCGACTCGGGGGCCAATGACGCCACCGGGCAGATGGACGTGCTGCTGGTGGCGGCCAAGAAGGACATGATCAACGACTACACCACCGTGGTCTCCGAGGCGGGACTTCAGCCGGTGGTGGTGGACGTGGACGCCTTCGCCGTCCAGAACATGTTCTCCACGAACTACGACGTGCCGGAGAAGGAGACCGTGGTGCTCATCAACGCGGGCGCCTCGGTGGTGAACATCAACATCATCGCCAACGGCATCACCGTCTTCACCCGTGATGTGACGATCGGCGGCAACCAGTTCACCGAGGAGATCCAGAAGCAGCTCAACGTCTCCTACGAGGAGGCGGAGGCGCTGAAGATCGGCGGCAACAGCTCGGACGCGGATGCCGTGGTGCCCCAGGACGTGGAGCGCGTGCTGCTCAGCGTGGCCGAGCAGGTCGCCGGAGAGATTCAGCGCTCGCTGGACTTCTACGCGGGCACTGCCGCGGATGCCAATTTCAGCAAGGTCTTTCTGTCCGGAGGAACGGCGAAGATTCCCGCGCTGTTCAAGACCATCGAGACCCGCGTGGGCGTGCCGGTGGAGATCCTCAATCCGTTCCGGAAGATCGACGTGGACAACCGCAAGTTCGACCCCGCGTTCATCATGGACGTGGCCCCCGTGGCGGCCGTGGCCGTGGGGTTGGCCCTGCGCAAGCCCGGTGACAAGCTGAGCTGA
- a CDS encoding sigma-54-dependent transcriptional regulator, giving the protein MPLFRSILVADDEPSIRHVLTLVLTDHGYEVRAVADGEEALRELSARSYDVLLCDVRMPRRDGLSVLRQALSEHPGLTALVMSAYGSQEQALEAVGAGAYDYVQKPFKPEEIVFVLRKAEERERLLRENRRLRTAGAAPLGGILGESEGLRAVLRQVDRLAPVNTTVLITGESGTGKELIARALHERSRRAALPFVAVNCGAFPAGLIESELFGHAKGAFTDARTAKRGLFSEADGGTLFLDEIGELPLPAQVKLLRVLQEGEIRPVGESRSETVDVRVIAATLRDLGKLVERGEFREDLYYRLNVVNLRVPPLRERREDILLLARAFLSRFNRELNREPPVQGFTPEAEALMGAYAWPGNVRELENAMERAVLLVDGPLLLPSSLPERLWAVASPEGASLPVQQPGNDLSLKRAMRELEETYIRAALRRTRGNRTRAAEVLDISHRALLYKIKEYGIDPDAEAEKG; this is encoded by the coding sequence ATGCCTCTCTTTCGCTCCATTCTCGTTGCTGACGACGAGCCCTCCATCCGCCATGTGCTCACCCTGGTGCTCACCGACCATGGTTATGAGGTGCGTGCCGTGGCGGATGGCGAGGAAGCCCTGCGAGAGCTGAGCGCTCGCAGCTATGACGTGCTCCTGTGCGATGTGCGGATGCCTCGGCGCGACGGCCTGTCGGTGCTGCGTCAGGCCCTCTCCGAGCATCCGGGCCTCACCGCACTGGTGATGAGCGCTTACGGCTCCCAGGAACAGGCGCTCGAGGCGGTGGGGGCGGGGGCCTACGACTACGTCCAGAAGCCCTTCAAGCCCGAGGAGATCGTCTTCGTCCTGCGCAAGGCGGAGGAGCGCGAGCGGCTGCTGCGCGAGAACCGGCGTCTGCGGACCGCGGGCGCCGCGCCGCTGGGAGGGATCCTCGGCGAGAGCGAGGGGCTGCGCGCGGTGTTGCGCCAGGTGGACCGGCTCGCCCCGGTGAACACCACGGTCCTCATCACGGGCGAGAGCGGGACCGGCAAGGAGCTCATCGCGCGGGCCCTGCACGAGCGGTCTCGCCGGGCGGCGTTGCCCTTCGTCGCCGTCAACTGTGGCGCCTTCCCCGCAGGGCTCATCGAGAGCGAGCTGTTCGGCCACGCCAAGGGGGCTTTCACCGACGCGCGGACCGCGAAGCGGGGGCTGTTCAGCGAGGCGGATGGGGGCACGCTGTTCCTGGACGAGATTGGCGAACTGCCGCTGCCGGCCCAGGTGAAGTTGCTGCGTGTCCTCCAGGAGGGGGAGATCCGTCCGGTGGGGGAGAGCCGCTCGGAAACCGTGGACGTGCGGGTCATCGCCGCGACCTTGAGGGACCTGGGCAAGCTGGTGGAGCGGGGGGAGTTCCGGGAGGACCTTTATTACCGCCTCAACGTCGTGAACCTGCGGGTACCGCCCCTGCGGGAGCGCCGCGAGGACATTCTCCTGCTGGCGCGGGCCTTCCTCAGCCGCTTCAACCGGGAGCTCAACCGAGAGCCTCCCGTCCAGGGATTCACCCCCGAGGCCGAGGCGTTGATGGGCGCCTATGCCTGGCCCGGCAACGTGCGCGAACTGGAGAACGCCATGGAGCGCGCGGTGCTCCTGGTGGATGGGCCCCTGCTGCTGCCCTCCAGTCTCCCCGAGCGCTTGTGGGCGGTTGCCTCACCCGAGGGCGCCTCGCTTCCCGTGCAACAGCCCGGCAACGACCTGTCGCTCAAGCGCGCCATGCGGGAGCTGGAGGAGACCTACATCCGAGCGGCCCTTCGCCGCACCCGGGGCAACCGCACCCGGGCCGCCGAGGTGCTGGACATCAGCCATCGGGCGTTGCTGTACAAGATCAAGGAATACGGAATCGACCCGGATGCCGAGGCCGAAAAGGGCTGA
- a CDS encoding sensor histidine kinase translates to MKWRIASVAFLLGSLATGLSWLTLLPTLLYLMDVARRWVPSQGTEEAVLTRLRGFLPFALGLDLMVLVILAYIVLDLTVGRPLRATERAMGQLERLELDLTPISQGGPLLSRIQSALNRMAEALRREQALTRSQLEALQQANVRLSRAQTELVSAERLATVGRLAAGVAHEVGNPLAGILGYLSLARMRATTPELKDFLDRIDHEVHRIDGIVRGLLDLGRPRSGPLAPVDMGQVAETCVRLVRAGPELSRVEVSFALEPGLLARADPGPVSQIVINLLLNAAQAMGGQGPVRVSTLREGGEVWLRVEDGGPGLSADVMARLFEPFFTTKDGKGTGLGLAVSLHLAQGMGGKLVAENRPEGGARFTLCLTAA, encoded by the coding sequence ATGAAGTGGCGCATCGCCAGCGTGGCGTTTCTCCTGGGCTCACTGGCCACGGGCCTGTCGTGGCTCACCCTGCTGCCCACGTTGCTCTACCTGATGGACGTGGCGCGCCGGTGGGTGCCTTCCCAAGGCACCGAGGAAGCGGTGCTGACGCGTTTGCGCGGCTTTCTCCCCTTCGCGCTCGGGTTGGATCTGATGGTGTTGGTGATCCTGGCGTACATCGTGCTGGATCTCACCGTCGGGCGTCCGCTGCGGGCCACGGAACGGGCCATGGGGCAGTTGGAACGGCTCGAGCTGGACTTGACGCCGATCTCTCAGGGAGGGCCCCTCCTCTCACGCATCCAGAGCGCGTTGAACCGGATGGCGGAGGCCCTGCGCCGGGAGCAAGCCTTGACCCGCTCGCAGTTGGAGGCACTCCAGCAGGCCAATGTGCGGTTGTCGCGCGCCCAGACGGAACTGGTGTCCGCCGAGCGACTGGCGACCGTGGGGCGTCTGGCCGCGGGCGTGGCGCATGAGGTGGGCAACCCGCTGGCGGGGATTCTCGGTTACCTCTCGTTGGCGCGGATGCGCGCGACCACCCCCGAGCTGAAGGACTTCCTGGACCGGATCGATCATGAGGTGCACCGCATCGACGGCATCGTCCGAGGGTTGCTGGATCTGGGGCGTCCGCGCTCTGGACCGTTGGCGCCCGTGGACATGGGCCAGGTGGCGGAGACCTGCGTGAGGCTGGTGCGCGCGGGGCCGGAGCTGTCGCGCGTGGAGGTGAGCTTCGCGCTGGAACCCGGGCTGCTGGCACGCGCCGACCCGGGCCCGGTCTCCCAGATTGTCATCAACCTCCTCTTGAACGCCGCGCAGGCCATGGGCGGGCAGGGACCCGTGCGGGTGTCCACCCTCCGAGAGGGGGGCGAGGTGTGGTTGAGGGTGGAGGATGGGGGCCCGGGCCTCTCGGCCGACGTGATGGCGCGTCTTTTCGAGCCGTTTTTCACCACGAAGGACGGGAAGGGGACGGGGCTGGGATTGGCCGTCTCGCTCCACCTGGCGCAGGGCATGGGGGGGAAGCTGGTCGCGGAGAACCGCCCGGAGGGAGGCGCCCGGTTTACCCTCTGTCTGACGGCCGCCTGA
- a CDS encoding prepilin peptidase produces the protein MDPELTPFPTALLAIWLFIVGLCVGSFLNVVIARVPAGQSIVRPRSRCPKCGYTLTWYDNIPLVSWLVLRGRCRGCGAPISARYPLVELATGLLFLACLRRLGVSWELVSGLVLITLLIPLTFIDLEHWILPFSLTVPGIVLGVGLAGVQGAEALRDAAVGAAVGFLVFRLMEYLGWKLLGKEALGGGDKYLVAMLGGFLTWRSLLGILFLSSFQGAVVGILLIALTGRAGPRAEGQGTARQEEQEAPEPELTMTWEFLKPGLSWWRRLIGVPVCLLFQPIPDEPKDEAGQEVDWVPGKTNIPFGPWLALAGLEILLLGPWLTEVLPPNLAMLVGGLP, from the coding sequence ATGGACCCGGAGCTGACCCCCTTTCCGACTGCGTTGCTGGCGATCTGGCTCTTCATCGTGGGCCTGTGCGTTGGCAGCTTCCTGAATGTCGTCATCGCCCGCGTCCCCGCTGGCCAAAGCATCGTTCGGCCCCGCTCGCGCTGCCCGAAGTGTGGCTATACGCTCACCTGGTACGACAACATCCCGCTCGTGTCGTGGTTGGTGCTCCGGGGACGCTGCCGGGGGTGTGGGGCGCCCATCTCTGCCCGTTATCCGCTGGTGGAACTGGCCACCGGGCTGCTCTTTCTGGCCTGCCTGCGGCGCTTGGGCGTCTCCTGGGAGCTGGTGTCCGGGCTCGTGCTCATCACCTTGTTGATCCCGCTCACCTTTATTGATCTGGAGCATTGGATCCTTCCCTTCTCGCTCACGGTGCCGGGAATTGTCCTGGGGGTGGGGCTGGCGGGAGTGCAAGGGGCGGAGGCGCTGCGCGATGCGGCGGTGGGGGCGGCGGTAGGGTTCCTGGTCTTCCGGTTGATGGAGTACCTGGGGTGGAAGTTGTTGGGGAAGGAGGCGTTGGGCGGCGGTGACAAGTACTTGGTGGCGATGCTGGGGGGCTTCCTGACGTGGCGCTCGTTGCTGGGGATCCTCTTTCTCTCGTCGTTCCAGGGCGCGGTGGTGGGCATCTTGTTGATCGCCCTCACCGGGCGGGCCGGCCCTCGGGCAGAGGGGCAGGGCACTGCCCGGCAGGAGGAGCAGGAGGCGCCCGAGCCCGAGCTGACGATGACGTGGGAGTTTCTGAAGCCTGGCTTGTCCTGGTGGCGCCGCCTGATCGGTGTTCCCGTCTGCTTGTTGTTCCAGCCCATCCCGGACGAGCCGAAGGATGAGGCAGGGCAGGAGGTCGACTGGGTCCCGGGCAAGACGAACATCCCCTTTGGTCCGTGGTTGGCCCTGGCGGGCCTGGAGATCCTGTTGCTGGGCCCTTGGCTGACCGAGGTCTTGCCCCCCAATCTCGCGATGCTGGTGGGGGGCCTGCCGTGA
- a CDS encoding prepilin-type N-terminal cleavage/methylation domain-containing protein has product MTQTRRNRGFTLIELMIVVAIIGILAAIAIPNFIRFQARARQSEVNTNLKSLFTGLRTQQKKPPESIRATGFAPERGNRYTYKIGDCGATEDRTNIDAEQHNDDTCIGADVFKFGTGFPDGGKFETIQLSSATWNAKGTANGLSVDPGIEGDNASWDFLAYAAGDVDNTIENDASDSWSIASADGNLQSVCPAVTEPEAVAAGEPFNISNDVNCGAP; this is encoded by the coding sequence ATGACCCAGACCCGTCGCAACCGTGGCTTTACCCTCATCGAGCTGATGATCGTGGTCGCCATCATCGGCATCCTGGCGGCCATCGCCATCCCGAACTTCATCCGGTTCCAGGCCCGCGCCCGTCAGTCCGAGGTGAACACCAACCTCAAGAGCCTCTTCACGGGTCTGCGCACCCAGCAGAAGAAGCCGCCCGAGAGCATCCGCGCCACCGGCTTCGCCCCCGAGCGTGGCAACCGCTACACCTACAAGATTGGCGACTGCGGTGCCACCGAGGACCGCACCAACATCGACGCTGAGCAGCACAACGACGACACCTGCATCGGCGCCGACGTGTTCAAGTTCGGCACCGGCTTCCCCGACGGTGGCAAGTTCGAGACCATCCAGCTGTCCTCCGCCACCTGGAACGCCAAGGGCACGGCCAACGGCCTGAGCGTGGACCCCGGCATCGAGGGTGACAACGCGAGCTGGGACTTCCTGGCCTACGCCGCGGGCGACGTGGACAACACCATCGAGAACGACGCGTCCGACAGCTGGTCGATCGCCTCCGCGGACGGCAACCTGCAGTCGGTTTGCCCTGCGGTCACCGAGCCCGAGGCCGTTGCCGCCGGCGAGCCGTTCAACATCAGCAACGACGTGAACTGCGGCGCCCCGTAA
- a CDS encoding pilin: MPSFLRFQARARQSEVNANLKSLFTGMRTLAKRPQAEIRVPGFAPERGNRYSYYMAATCTAAEIRDTIDAEPHDNDDCIQSDRFKFGLDMPAQFERVVPTTLEWAGRATASGMGAQAGLYGNGLEWDFLSYAAGDVDGTFTDSADTWLISSSDGRIQPVCPSSSEPFATAAGEPFNVSNDVDCD, translated from the coding sequence ATCCCCAGCTTTCTTCGCTTCCAGGCCCGTGCCCGGCAATCCGAAGTCAACGCCAACCTCAAGTCGCTGTTCACCGGCATGAGGACCTTGGCCAAGCGGCCTCAAGCGGAGATTCGCGTCCCCGGTTTTGCTCCCGAACGGGGCAACCGCTACAGCTACTACATGGCCGCCACCTGCACGGCCGCCGAGATCCGCGACACCATCGATGCGGAGCCGCACGACAACGACGACTGCATTCAGTCGGACCGGTTCAAGTTCGGACTGGACATGCCGGCCCAGTTCGAAAGGGTCGTGCCCACCACGTTGGAATGGGCCGGCCGCGCGACCGCCAGCGGCATGGGGGCCCAAGCCGGGCTTTATGGGAACGGCCTCGAATGGGACTTCCTCAGCTACGCGGCGGGCGATGTCGACGGCACGTTCACGGACTCCGCGGATACGTGGCTCATCTCCTCATCGGATGGACGGATCCAGCCTGTCTGCCCGAGCTCGTCGGAGCCGTTTGCCACCGCCGCGGGAGAGCCGTTCAACGTCAGCAACGACGTGGATTGCGACTAG
- a CDS encoding pilus assembly protein: MKLLIPLTLFSVGLGAVAVLSEPPREPPRGPYQAPLLPRLEMLRVVGAGQRSLVTDYYWLQAIQAAGRGGQSRENTRYLDLFYYSDLVTDLDPQFLKVYLYAGNTIPTNLGRETWVNTNEARKILEKGVKHFPKDSTLRLFLAYNLSYFHNEHAAAAEHLRIAASLPNANRYVPEMASRMLAFNRRFDAALALAESFRDSEQDPEMRQMFEERVQEIYRERVLIQVDDAIKAFQEREKRLPQSIGELVSKGDLPRAPQDPMGGVIYIAEDGRSSSTSSTLRLEPIDYRKKALEKEAKEAKEAASANQEAPNAP; this comes from the coding sequence ATGAAGTTGCTCATCCCTCTGACACTCTTCAGCGTGGGACTTGGCGCGGTGGCCGTGTTGTCCGAGCCGCCGCGTGAGCCCCCGCGGGGCCCTTATCAAGCGCCCCTGCTTCCCCGGCTCGAGATGCTGCGCGTCGTCGGAGCGGGGCAACGCTCGCTCGTGACGGACTACTACTGGCTTCAGGCCATCCAGGCCGCGGGGCGCGGGGGGCAGAGCCGCGAGAACACGCGTTACCTGGATCTCTTCTACTACTCGGATCTGGTCACGGACCTGGACCCGCAGTTCCTGAAGGTCTACCTGTACGCGGGCAACACCATTCCCACCAACCTCGGCCGCGAGACGTGGGTGAATACCAACGAGGCGCGGAAGATCCTCGAAAAAGGGGTGAAGCACTTCCCCAAGGACTCCACCCTGCGCCTGTTCCTGGCCTACAACCTGAGCTACTTCCACAACGAGCATGCCGCCGCCGCGGAGCATCTGCGGATTGCGGCCTCGCTGCCCAACGCGAACCGGTACGTGCCCGAAATGGCCTCGCGCATGCTCGCGTTCAACCGCCGCTTCGACGCTGCCCTCGCGCTGGCGGAGTCCTTCCGGGATTCCGAGCAGGATCCCGAGATGCGTCAGATGTTCGAAGAGCGGGTCCAGGAGATCTACCGGGAGCGGGTCCTCATTCAGGTGGATGACGCCATCAAGGCCTTCCAGGAACGGGAGAAGCGGCTGCCCCAGTCCATTGGCGAGCTGGTGTCGAAGGGAGATCTCCCCCGCGCACCGCAGGATCCGATGGGCGGCGTCATCTACATCGCCGAGGATGGGCGCAGCTCCTCGACCTCCAGCACCCTGCGCCTGGAGCCCATCGACTACCGCAAGAAAGCCCTCGAGAAGGAAGCCAAGGAAGCCAAGGAAGCCGCATCCGCCAACCAGGAAGCACCGAACGCCCCATGA
- a CDS encoding ABC transporter ATP-binding protein codes for MSANDTLAIETRDLSKTYRLGFWMNKRVLALQGLTLNIQPGQVYGLLGPNGAGKSTTIKILMNLVQATSGSAAIFGHAPDSKEARRNVGFLPENPAPYEYLTGEEFVRLAGQLVGLSGQELDQRVKEVLGAVGMSRTAGLQIRRYSKGMVQRIGLAQAIVGRPKLLVLDEPTSGLDPVGRREIRDLILQERERGTTVLFCTHIIPDVEALCNRVAVLVNGRLAREGSVQELLTTQVPVVELTIEGLGLEAVRGLGHPLEQAQDLTNRILVRAGNAHVQPLLKSVLEAGGRVTQLQSARFSLEDLFLQAMSEARHGTVGGEITS; via the coding sequence ATGAGCGCCAACGACACACTGGCCATTGAGACCCGGGACCTGTCGAAGACGTATCGGCTGGGATTCTGGATGAACAAACGGGTGCTCGCCCTGCAAGGGCTCACCCTGAACATCCAGCCGGGGCAGGTGTATGGATTGCTCGGCCCCAACGGGGCTGGCAAGTCCACCACCATCAAGATCCTGATGAACCTCGTCCAGGCGACGAGCGGCTCGGCCGCCATCTTCGGGCACGCGCCGGACTCCAAGGAGGCCCGCCGCAACGTCGGCTTCCTGCCCGAGAATCCCGCGCCGTACGAGTACCTGACGGGCGAGGAGTTCGTGCGGCTGGCAGGCCAGCTCGTGGGCCTGAGCGGCCAGGAGCTGGACCAGCGCGTCAAGGAAGTGCTGGGAGCGGTGGGCATGTCCCGGACCGCGGGCCTGCAGATCCGCCGCTACTCCAAGGGCATGGTCCAGCGCATTGGCCTGGCGCAGGCCATCGTGGGGCGCCCCAAGCTGCTGGTGCTGGACGAGCCGACCAGCGGGTTGGATCCCGTGGGACGGCGAGAAATCCGGGACCTCATCCTCCAGGAGCGCGAGCGCGGCACCACGGTGCTCTTCTGCACCCACATCATTCCGGACGTGGAGGCGCTCTGTAACCGGGTCGCGGTGCTGGTCAATGGACGGCTGGCCCGGGAAGGCAGCGTGCAGGAGCTGCTCACCACGCAGGTGCCGGTGGTGGAGCTGACCATCGAGGGCCTGGGCTTGGAGGCCGTACGGGGCCTGGGCCATCCGCTCGAACAGGCGCAGGACCTGACCAACCGTATCCTGGTCCGTGCTGGCAACGCACACGTGCAGCCGCTGCTCAAGAGCGTGCTGGAGGCGGGTGGCCGGGTCACTCAGCTCCAGTCGGCCCGCTTCTCCCTGGAGGATCTGTTCCTCCAGGCGATGAGCGAGGCCCGGCATGGGACCGTGGGAGGAGAAATCACATCATGA
- a CDS encoding ABC transporter permease, producing the protein MRPFLALTLNGFREARRNRVTVVVGAFAFGLLVASTLLTNLSVSTFDRVLTDVGLGVMSIVLVLLAIFLSSGMLSREIERKTLFLIVSKPISRSLFLTARFAGNMLTLGVLLVAMGVLFFAQVALYGTLITEAQLVAIGMLFFELLVLSSIGFAMSSFSSQMVSATVTVGAYFAGHLSGDIYELSSKAESAAFQWLGKAVYYALPNLSRLNYRVQATYELPTPLGELVPSMLYAVAYATVMIVIAVVLFSRRDFK; encoded by the coding sequence ATGCGGCCGTTCCTCGCGCTCACGCTCAATGGCTTCCGGGAGGCCCGCCGCAACCGGGTGACCGTGGTGGTCGGCGCCTTCGCGTTCGGCCTCCTGGTGGCCTCCACGCTGCTCACCAACCTGAGTGTCTCCACGTTCGACCGGGTGCTCACCGACGTGGGCCTGGGCGTGATGAGCATCGTCCTGGTGCTGCTCGCCATCTTCCTGTCCAGCGGCATGCTGAGCCGGGAAATCGAGCGCAAGACGCTCTTCCTCATCGTCTCCAAGCCCATCTCCCGGAGCCTGTTCCTCACCGCCCGCTTCGCGGGGAACATGCTGACGCTGGGGGTGCTGCTGGTGGCCATGGGGGTGCTCTTCTTCGCCCAGGTGGCGCTCTATGGCACGCTCATCACCGAGGCCCAGCTCGTGGCCATTGGCATGCTCTTCTTCGAGCTGCTGGTGCTCAGCAGCATCGGCTTCGCGATGTCGAGCTTCTCCAGCCAGATGGTGTCCGCGACGGTGACGGTGGGCGCGTACTTCGCCGGGCACCTCAGTGGGGACATCTACGAGCTGTCGAGCAAGGCGGAGAGCGCTGCCTTCCAGTGGCTGGGCAAAGCCGTCTACTACGCGCTGCCCAACCTCTCGCGGCTCAACTACCGCGTCCAGGCGACGTACGAGCTGCCCACCCCCCTGGGAGAGCTCGTCCCGTCCATGCTCTACGCGGTGGCCTATGCCACGGTGATGATCGTCATCGCGGTCGTCCTCTTCTCGCGCCGCGACTTCAAGTAG